The genomic window GTGCGGGTAGAGGCCGCCGGTCGCCGCCAGCTGCACGGTGACGTCGTAACGTCCGATGCCGAACATGGCGGGCAGCTGCACATAGGTGCCCGCCATGATGGTCAGGCCGATGACGGTCAGCACGGCGAAGATGCCGAGCTGAACGCGGACGAATCGGGTCAGCTTCATCGGCCCGGACTCCCTTGCGGCGCAGTGTTTCCCGCCCCCGGCAGCGGCACGGTCAAACCTGGAATGGCGGGAAGACCGGGTATCGGCGGCAAACCGGGGATGGTCGGCGTCGGCTGCTGGCCAGGGGGCGGGGCCTGCAGCGGGCCGGTCGCCGGGTTGCCGCTGTCGCTCGCGGTGGGCGGGGCGAAGCTGCCGACCACGCCCTCGACGCCGCCGAACCGGCCGCCGAGCGGGGTGCCGGTGAGCCAGTTCGAGTCGAGGCGCTTGGCCGTCATGTCCACCGTCATGAACAGATTCAGGTAGTCGCCCTTGATCGCCTTGTCGATGTTCTTCATCGGGAACGGGAAGGTGAGCAGGATCTTCAGCGACTCGACGAGGTTGTTTCCGGTGTCGGACAGCTGCTGGAGCACCGGCTCGAGGCTGGCGAGGTTCGCCTTCAGGTTCTCCCCGCTCATGCTGACGACCCGCTGGGTGACGTCGCTGAGCTCACCGAGCGCGGTGATGGCGTGGGTGATGTTCGCCGTGCGGTCGGCCAACACGGTCAGCGCCGGATGGATGCGCTCGATCGCGCCGCCGAGGACGTCGCGCTGTTGTGCCAGCTGCCCGCCGAGACGATCGAGGCCTTCCAGCGCGGCGATGATGTCGCCGGTCTGCGCCTGCAGGTTGGTGGTGAGCTCGTTCAACTGCGGAATCAGGTCGCGGATCGCTTCCTCGTTTCCGCTCAGCGCGGCGTTCAGCTCGCGGGTGATGGTCTCGAGCTGCGCGACGCCGCCGCCGTTCAACACCACCGACAGCGAGGAGAGCACCTGCTCGGTGGTCGGAAAGGCACCGGCCCGGTCCAGCGGGATGACGTCGCCCGCCTTCAGCTCGCCTTCCGGCGGTGCGTCGGTCGGCGGACCGAGTTCGATGTGATTGCTGCCGAGCAGACTGGTCTGGCCGATCTTGGCGACCGCGTTGGCGGGCAGTTTCACGTCGCGGTTCAGCGAGACGGTCACCAGCGCGTGCCAGTTCTCCACCTCGATGCCGGACACCGTGCCCACCGGGACGTCGTCCACGCGCACCGGCGAATTCTGGGTCAGCGTGGTGACATTCGGCATCTGGATGCGGATCTGGTACGAGCCCTCGCCGGTGCCCTCGGCGCCCGGCATCGGCAGCGAGTTCAGGCCGTCCCA from Nocardia bhagyanarayanae includes these protein-coding regions:
- a CDS encoding MCE family protein, with translation MRPSRKAAILAMGIALTLGATGCQWDGLNSLPMPGAEGTGEGSYQIRIQMPNVTTLTQNSPVRVDDVPVGTVSGIEVENWHALVTVSLNRDVKLPANAVAKIGQTSLLGSNHIELGPPTDAPPEGELKAGDVIPLDRAGAFPTTEQVLSSLSVVLNGGGVAQLETITRELNAALSGNEEAIRDLIPQLNELTTNLQAQTGDIIAALEGLDRLGGQLAQQRDVLGGAIERIHPALTVLADRTANITHAITALGELSDVTQRVVSMSGENLKANLASLEPVLQQLSDTGNNLVESLKILLTFPFPMKNIDKAIKGDYLNLFMTVDMTAKRLDSNWLTGTPLGGRFGGVEGVVGSFAPPTASDSGNPATGPLQAPPPGQQPTPTIPGLPPIPGLPAIPGLTVPLPGAGNTAPQGSPGR